One Triticum dicoccoides isolate Atlit2015 ecotype Zavitan chromosome 4B, WEW_v2.0, whole genome shotgun sequence genomic window carries:
- the LOC119294493 gene encoding probable leucine-rich repeat receptor-like protein kinase At1g35710: protein MRLAAMETSPHLKLVSLALLLASFPFPQAMAAPPPSLLEEQAGALLAWKTTIHNPPAQLQSWGNTTTQPCGWYGIKCGEHQASITKISLQGLWLRAELEALNFTALSTLTSIRLSYNQIRGSFPPALASSLPNLRHLLLQENEISGEIPRQIEQLESLVALNLSNNHLSGPIPTELGYLKKLKMLDFSNNNLLGLVPRNLWNVTKLTFLYLQTNQLSGYLPRELGYLVNLRRLALNNNKLIGFIPDTFGSLNNLIGLYLWGNQLSGHIPRELGYMVNLQELTINENKLMGSIPNTFGNLTKLTTLYLYDNQLSGQVPQELGSLVNLEDLELSENKLMGSIPNAFGNLTKLTTLYLDTNHFSGHVPRELDSLVNLEDLELRENKLIGSIPNTFGNLTKLTTLYLHDNQLTGHVPRELGLLVNLEDLELSENKLMGSIPNTFGNLTKLTTLYLHDNQLSGHVPRDLGSLVNLEDLELNENKLMGSIPNTFGNLTKLTTLHLDGNQFSGHVPREIGSLTGLRDLEFDVNHLSGPLPANLCASGMLERLTASDNNLNGPLPSSLVNCKSLVRVRLERNKIEGDISDMGVYPNLVYMDMSSNNFFGQLSYKWGECHNLTKLRFSNNNLTGEIPASIGRLSQLELLDLSSNKLQGEIPSALGNLKNLFNLSLADNLLHGSIPQQIGALSNLELLDFSSNNLNGSVQDSVEHCLKLHLLKLNHNNFRGNIPIELGLLHNLHGLLDLSDNSFTGAIPSQLSGMLMLDIMNLSHNELNGSIPSSFRMMESLTSIDVSYNELEGPVPESKLFQGAPIQWFMHNKILCGVVKGLPPCSSATRRREKKKGYKILVLAIVPAMMALVLVAMILMFWHERKKIKDTNTDKVTQVAAFSIWSFDGGNVFKQIVEATNDFSEMHCIGTGGYGSVYKARLATCEIFAVKKIHMIENECCVNELVFNREISALLQIRHRNIVKLFGYCSSSQGKFLIYEYMERGDLAKTLKDNERAIELDWRRRIHIVLDVVHALAYMHHDCSSPIVHRDITSNNILLDLEFRACISDFGTAKILDICGPNFTRLAGTKGYLAPELAYTENVTEKCDVYSFGVLVLELFMGSHPGDFLSSLSLATKNNVVCLLDLLDPRLVIPDVETAREIYRILSIAVQCLEPNPSHRPTARRASDELSTIKSGEDQVDFLQAGITFPVL from the exons ATGCGACTAGCCGCCATGGAGACCTCCCCTCACCTAAAGCTTGTCTCGCTCGCTCTCCTACTAGCCTCCTTCCCCTTTCCCCAGGCCATGGCAGCGCCACCCCCATCCCTCTTGGAAGAACAGGCAGGAGCCCTCCTCGCCTGGAAAACCACCATACACAACCCCCCAGCCCAGCTCCAATCCTGGGGAAACACAACAACCCAGCCATGTGGCTGGTACGGCATCAAGTGTGGCGAGCATCAAGCAAGCATCACCAAGATCTCTCTGCAGGGGTTGTGGCTGAGAGCGGAGCTGGAGGCCCTCAACTTCACGGCTTTGAGTACTCTTACGAGTATCCGACTCTCCTACAACCAGATAAGGGGCTCCTTTCCACCAGCTTTAGCATCGTCTTTGCCGAATCTGCGGCACCTACTGCTCCAGGAGAATGAAATCTCTGGTGAAATACCGAGGCAAATAGAACAACTAGAGAGTCTCGTTGCGCTGAACTTATCAAACAACCACTTGTCTGGTCCCATCCCCACTGAACTAGGGTACTTAAAGAAGCTGAAAATGTTAGATTTTTCCAACAACAACCTCTTAGGCCTCGTTCCGAGAAATCTATGGAATGTGACCAAACTCACTTTCCTGTACCTTCAAACTAATCAGTTATCCggatatcttcctcgagaactaggtTACCTAGTGAATCTGAGACGCTTGGCTCTTAACAACAACAAACTCATAGGTTTCATCCCCGATACCTTTGGGAGTTTGAATAACCTCATTGGCTTGTATCTGTGGGGTAACCAACTTTCTGGCCATATTCCTCGAGAACTAGGTTACATGGTGAATTTACAAGAGTTGACTATTAACGAAAACAAACTCATGGGTTCCATCCCTAATACCTTCggaaatttgaccaaactcactacCTTATACCTATATGATAACCAACTATCCGGACAAGTTCCTCAAGAACTAGGTTCCTTGGTGAACCTAGAAGATTTGGAACTTAGCGAAAACAAGCTCATGGGATCCATCCCCAATGCCTTTGGAAATTTGACCAAGCTCACTACCTTATACCTTGATACTAATCATTTTTCCGGACATGTTCCACGAGAACTAGATTCACTTGTGAATCTGGAAGACTTGGAACTTAGAGAAAACAAACTCATAGGTTCCATCCCCAACACCTTTGGAAATTTGACGAAGCTCACTACCTTGTACCTACATGATAACCAACTCACCGGACATGTTCCTCGAGAACTAGGCTTGCTGGTGAATCTAGAAGACTTGGAACTTAGTGAAAACAAACTCATGGGTTCCATCCCCAATACCTTTGGAAATTTGACCAAGCTCACTACCTTGTACCTACATGATAACCAACTCTCCGGACATGTTCCACGAGATCTAGGTTCCCTTGTGAATCTGGAAGACTTGGAACTTAATGAAAACAAACTCATGGGATCCATCCCTAATACCTTCGGAAATTTAACTAAGCTCACTACCTTACACCTCGATGGCAATCAATTCTCCGGACATGTTCCACGGGAAATTGGCAGCTTAACTGGACTCAGAGATTTAGAGTTTGATGTTAACCATCTCTCTGGTCCCTTGCCAGCTAACTTGTGTGCTAGTGGTATGCTCGAGAGATTAACTGCATCTGACAACAATCTCAATGGACCTCTGCCATCAAGTTTGGTAAACTGCAAAAGCCTAGTCCGAGTTCGCCTTGAAAGGAATAAAATCGAAGGAGATATTTCTGATATGGGAGTTTACCCAAATCTGGTATACATGGATATGAGCTCAAATAATTTTTTTGGTCAATTATCTTATAAGTGGGGTGAATGTCATAATCTTACAAAACTACGCTTCTCAAACAACAACCTTACGGGAGAAATACCCGCAAGTATAGGGCGACTATCACAACTAGAGCTACTTGATCTTTCATCGAACAAGCTTCAAGGAGAGATTCCAAGTGCACTAGGAAATTTAAAAAATTTGTTCAACCTAAGCCTCGCTGACAATTTGCTCCATGGAAGCATTCCACAACAAATTGGAGCTCTATCCAATCTAGAGTTGTTGGATTTCTCATCAAATAACCTGAATGGTTCAGTACAAGATTCAGTTGAGCATTGTTTGAAGCTTCACCTTTTAAAGTTGAATCACAATAACTTCAGAGGAAACATCCCTATCGAGCTAGGGTTATTGCACAACTTACATGGCCTATTGGATTTAAGCGATAATTCTTTTACTGGGGCAATACCAAGCCAACTTAGTGGTATGTTGATGCTAGATATTATGAATCTTTCACACAATGAACTTAATGGCTCCATCCCGTCATCATTTCGGATGATGGAAAGTTTGACATCCATTGATGTATCTTACAATGAACTGGAAGGGCCAGTCCCGGAGAGTAAGCTCTTCCAAGGAGCTCCAATCCAGTGGTTCATGCATAATAAGATACTATGTGGCGTGGTGAAAGGATTGCCCCCTTGTAGTAGTGCAACTAGGAGGAGAgagaaaaagaaagggtacaaaataCTTGTACTAGCCATCGTTCCTGCTATGATGGCTCTTGTTCTTGTTGCCATGATTTTGATGTTTTGGCATGAAAGGAAGAAAATAAAGGACACTAACACCGATAAAGTAACACAAGTAGCTGCCTTCTCTATTTGGAGTTTTGATGGGGGAAATGTGTTCAAGCAAATCGTTGAAGCAACCAACGATTTTAGCGAGATGCATTGCATAGGGACTGGGGGATATGGATccgtctacaaagctagacttgcaaCTTGTGAAATATTTGCAGTGAAGAAGATACACATGATAGAAAATGAGTGTTGTGTGAACGAGCTAGTGTTCAACCGTGAAATCAGCGCATTGCTGCAGATTCGTCATCGGAACATCGTAAAACTATTTGGGTATTGTTCCTCTAGCCAAGGAAAGTTCCTTATCTACGAATACATGGAGAGAGGAGACTTGGCAAAAACACTGAAGGACAATGAAAGGGCAATTGAATTGGACTGGAGAAGGCGGATACATATTGTGTTGGATGTGGTTCATGCTTTGGCATACATGCATCATGATTGTTCGTCACCGATAGTCCATAGAGATATAACAAGCAACAACATTTTGCTTGATTTAGAATTTAGAGCTTGCATCTcagactttggtacggccaaaattctCGATATTTGTGGCCCGAATTTCACAAGGCTTGCTGGAACGAAAGGCTATCTTGCCCCAG AGCTAGCATATACAGAAAACGTGACGGAGAAATGTGATGTATACAGCTTCGGAGTGCTTGTTTTGGAGCTATTTATGGGATCTCATCCAGGCGATTTCCTCTCATCCCTCTCATTGGCCACCAAGAACAATGTCGTGTGCCTGCTAGATCTACTGGACCCCAGGCTTGTGATTCCAGATGTTGAGACTGCTAGAGAAATATACCGCATTCTTAGCATTGCAGTTCAATGCCTAGAGCCGAATCCATCGCACAGGCCAACGGCACGACGCGCGAGCGACGAGCTATCTACAATTAAAAGTGGTGAAGATCAGGTTGATTTTTTGCAGGCTGGCATCACTTTTCCTGTGCTGTAG